A genomic segment from Candidatus Lokiarchaeota archaeon encodes:
- a CDS encoding ribbon-helix-helix protein, CopG family, with translation MQLIAVHLPEQIVLDIEELVENGFYPNRSEAIRNAIRDLLKRELWNGKVIAHETKSEAVNQ, from the coding sequence ATGCAACTGATTGCGGTGCACCTACCTGAGCAGATTGTCTTGGACATAGAGGAACTTGTTGAGAATGGTTTCTATCCCAACAGAAGCGAAGCAATCAGAAACGCAATACGAGACCTATTGAAGCGTGAACTTTGGAACGGCAAAGTCATAGCTCATGAGACGAAAAGCGAGGCTGTAAACCAATGA